aaatatcacGCCGACCTGATAAAGGCGTATGAATTCGTAGCACAGGACGCGGCGAGTCCGTTGGAATTCATGCGATAACTTGCTGAGCGAGTGGAAGGCGCAGCGTTTGAACGTCGGATTAAACGTAACAACTCGCGTggttgtgaaaaataattacacgtaTTACGCACAATGTAACAGCGGCCAGCGAGAAATTGGACCTATTTCCGATTTTGTTTCTTCCGAGCGTCGTAACAACGAGAATGCTACAGCCACGTACTCGTCGAGCCCCGCCTTTCATTCTTTCGCGTGACCTTTACCTCAATTGTATCGCAACACAACGAGCCGGTCTCGCTTAGGCATGCCCGCGATTCCTCAGACACGATGACCCAACAGTGATTAGCCGACGAGTGTTTCTGTAGGGTCATTGCATAAAGCGATCATCAGAGGCACGGACAACAGGGAAATTTCATTGGTATGGGAGTATCGTATCTCGCCTGGGTCGTTCTCTCTGACAATAGCAAGGCCGTTGATCAGAGTTCCGCAAACAACGTCCAGGATGTGTGGTTCATAAATCTACGAGCGAAAGTACAGACCGCCTGAATCTAAGATCACGGACTAGCCTTAGACATGCGGCACGAATGGTTTTCACAGGAATACTCACCGTCCCGCGATTCTGGAAGCTCGCAAACTCGCAATTGGTGCCTCAGGTTGAATACCAAACGCTTGTCAAGGTTCGCATGCAGGACCATTTTAAAGTGTCGAATCGAAGCCTCACTTTTGGGCAcgtaaaaatgttgaaacaagcAAGGAGAACGCAAAATCGAAAAAGGAGGCGTACTTTTTCCTGCACCTCGGAACGCGACACACCCAGCCCTCGCATAATAGCCGATTGGTGGGAGTGGAGCACGGAGTGTGAGCACTGTTACTGTGTGGTTTCGATGTGTGTATCTATCGAAAGGTAGAGGTGTAACACCACCGTAACGCGATTACGCAGTAGCCCTCACCTCGCGAGCAAATGTGTCTCCGTCTCGGGAGACGGGGGAGATTTGCATCGAGGTAAGTACGGTATACCTGGATATCGGACCAGGTCTTGGTTCTTACTGGCCCATTCGCCCCCACGAAGCCGTTCTATCACTTGACGGCGGTACTTGTTCCACACTGCGGAAGAATCGGCGCGTCTAGTTGATCGAGTCCTGGCCACCGATCCGTAGTGCCTACAGTCGACGGTGTCCCAAGTTCCTCAGATCCTTTGAAGAAGCCGTCAGCCTGTTCCGTCTACCCGAATATGAGGTAAGTCGTTGTGCCGCTGGTCGATGGACGTGAGAATATTCCAACGAAAAATTGTGGCTAAGGGTGAACGTGTCTGCAAATGTTGGTCGATGAATCGAGGTGCGTGGTTTTTCTGCACGGCAATTGTCGCTGGTTTTATACTGTTCAGACTGAATCCGTATTCAGTCAAGCGATACCAGCCAGCAAATgggatagtttttttttccttcctgtACGTCTTTCTGTCTGCTAAGTTTGCATTCACTTCTCGAATGCAGATATGCAACGAGCATAAATTGCAAATAAACGAGAAAAACGGATTTGAGAACAATGATCGTAGATAAAGTTTGGGGACGATTTGCCGATGCGTTGATACGCCTGATTGATCGCTGGCAAAATTCTCACGCTGTTTTGCGTAACATTGTCGGTATCGTTGGTTAGTCTGGTATGGCAAGGTATCGTTAAGGAGCTGGAGCATGATCCGTGATTGCCAGTGGCTAGGGAATAAGTGTAAGAAAAAAGAGTAACGCTtgatctttcatttttcaacccaCCACCTCATTTGTCGCCAAGAATCACACTACACAACCACTGCGATGATCGCACCGATAGATAAGCGGCGGTATTGTTCTTTAAATAACGCCATTGTTAGTATTTGGCACAAACGGTAGCTGTTTAACGTTCTGCAGGATATTTACAAACGGCACAATTATACCTGATGCCATTGTGATTCTAGACAATGATAAATATAAACCATGCGTAGCTGTTGCATGCCTGTGAAATTTTATCCTGTAGGACGAATGAGTTAGATCCAATAGACTAGGTTAATGCATATCATTGAATAAAGGTTATCATATCAAACTGGATAATATAACATGTCTTGGGCACGGTAAACTATTAAGCACCAGTTTGCGATTACAGCGATGCTTTAAAAGCAAATAAATGTTACTCATGCGAAACGAAGTACACACGGATGGTTTGATTTACGCATGGAACTGAAACAAGTTTGAACACAgcttgaaaatataataatatctcGACGTGGATTGGCAACAAGAAACTATCGATTGACAGTTTCCGGTTACGGTAATTGTGTCAAGCTGTCCTCTTGTGCGTAAGGAAATTTGTATTTACGACCGATCGTGAGTAAACTCGTTTACTCGAAGTTACGCCGCCTTGGCCTCCGCAGAATACCGACACAGGTATTCAAGCCTTCGTACGGTTCACTACGGAAACTGTAACGGCAACGACAAGGGCCATTCTAAGGAGCTGGTGGACTGGTTTAACGAGCGTAAATCCCTTTCTCTCCTTGTGCAAGTAAATTGGACGTCCGAGGAATTTTGCAGGAACCTACATACCTCGAGCCGTTGCCGCAACGCCGCGAAACCGCGATACAACCCTTCGAGGCTAACGTGAGGTTTCTTGCCATATTGATTTCGATTTCCGAAATTCATCATTTCACAGATCGTGCTGCAGGAGATTGCGAGGCTACTTTAAAGAACAATTCTAAACAATTTATATTCTTCATAGTCAGCGCTTTCTTGAGGAAAGATGGATTCAGACGTAAAGccgtaaaaatttcatcgtctTGGTCTTGACATCGACTATACGgagtattttcaaaaacctaACGTTTCCTTACCACTGAAACGAGCAGGATGCTTCCGGCCATCGCCTTCTTCGGCGTCCTGGTGTCGCTGAGCTCGGCGGCTGATCAACTGGAAGTGATAGCGCAGTGGCCTCTTATGGACTTCGCGCTGCCGTACGACCGAGGTTTCCTGGATAACTTCCGTCCCGAGAACGTGGTGCCAACGGGGATCGAGATCGCCTGGCACCGCATATTCATCGCCACCCCGAGACTACGAGCAGGAATTCCGGCGACCCTGAGTTTCATCCCACGGGACATCCCACCAGGCAGCAGTCCTCAGCTCCAGGTAGGGAAAGCGTTGCCCGATAAAGCAGGGAAAATTTGACGAGTCCtcaactttgtttttttttcgatatccAGGCTTATCCTTCCTGGGACTGGCACACCGCTGGACGCGGCGATGTCAACTGCTCCGGGTTGACCTCGGTCTACAGGATTCGAGCTGACAAGTGCAACAGGCTTTGGGTCGTCGACAGTGGGGTGATGACCTCCATCGATGACTTCACCTCCGTCTGTCCCCCGAAAATTGTGGTCTTTGATCTGCAGACCGATCAGGTTATTCGGACCTTCCAGTTTCCTCGTGAGGTAAGCCGACCGCTACTTTCTCTTTGAGTATATATTTGTTTGCACGGAATCGCACGTGCCCGCAAGTCGACAGCGCTGAAAGGATCGCTTACACTTGACCACGTACGGTTACTAcgttgtttttaaatttatgtaGTACGTAGAGAATCCTGCAACACGCGTGTAGGCAACAACCCGTCTACACCTACTTTCTAATCACTGGACAAGGGCGCGACCGATCTTACCGTCACCGTTTACTTTTAGGTACTGAGGCTAAATTCACTCCTTACTAATCTTGTGATAGACGACAACGCGGCAACGACTTGCGATGACGTCTTTGTCTACATGCCCGATACCACAGCCCCGGGTATGATGATTAATTAATCATAAAAAGCACATGAAAATTGCCGATCACCCTCTtgacaaacaatttttcaatagatgATAATTAGAGTACGACGGAGAACTTGAGTGAGACTAATACCTACTCTGATTTCATCATCTCCAGGAATTGTCGTTTACGACGCAGCTACGGACAGGAGTTGGAGAGTGTCGCACGCCTCCATGTATCCGGATCCCGATCACACCATGTATCAGGTATAGAAAACGACttcgattataatttattgacAAATGCCCGTCAGTATTATTCGAGTCGAAAGTGCTTACTGTAATATAAAGAAACACTCTATTCAATCCGCTGATAAAAGCTACCACTTGCAACGTCGATTATCGAAACATCAAGCTGTTACTACGGTAGACTGTGATGGGTTTTCTTGCATTAAAATTAAGCCGCGCGCATGTGATTTTAGTACGAAGACCGGTTTTTCGTTCGAATAACAGCATTGCTTCCGTTCTTGCAATCACCGTGTCTTTCTCCCCCAGATCGGCGGGGATACATTCGAGCTCTTGGACGGAATCGTCGGTATGGCTTTCTCGCCGCGACAGGGGACCGTGTACTTCCAGCCATTGGCAACGGATCGTCTCTTCAGCGTGCCGACTTCCGCTCTGCAGGC
The sequence above is drawn from the Neodiprion pinetum isolate iyNeoPine1 chromosome 2, iyNeoPine1.2, whole genome shotgun sequence genome and encodes:
- the LOC124213382 gene encoding dopaminechrome tautomerase; translation: MRMLPAIAFFGVLVSLSSAADQLEVIAQWPLMDFALPYDRGFLDNFRPENVVPTGIEIAWHRIFIATPRLRAGIPATLSFIPRDIPPGSSPQLQAYPSWDWHTAGRGDVNCSGLTSVYRIRADKCNRLWVVDSGVMTSIDDFTSVCPPKIVVFDLQTDQVIRTFQFPREVLRLNSLLTNLVIDDNAATTCDDVFVYMPDTTAPGIVVYDAATDRSWRVSHASMYPDPDHTMYQIGGDTFELLDGIVGMAFSPRQGTVYFQPLATDRLFSVPTSALQAGAPAFGEQLPVTLVGRKSSQGMGLGLDPRDDTILFSPLTETAIAAWQPHSNKQRILAYSPELLQFVAEVRWVDRDGGNIWALSSRFQKFFKKEVDPRDINVRIMRIRSEEESPLVAFPAGGYRQINPVFGHNVYNNTLGF